The DNA window taaattttataaaattaattaattggcAATCCATATTCCATGTCagtaaagttaacaaatgttaaattttccatctattttggagtgatttgacaaacaaccTTCCTAATTTAAAGGCTAAAATAagcgaaaaattaaatgaatgaataaaataacttttttataaagCTGAAAAGTCAAACAAGTCATTATGCCTTTCCAAAAGCATATTTCTTAATACATGCTCCACATGCCAAAACATACTACAATAGCATACGTGTTCCTAAAGGTTAAAGTTTACTACAAGTCCTTGTATTATATCATAaagttcattttagtccttatattataAAAAGGAACACTTTAGTCCATATACATCTGGAAAgctaatattttagtccctacaCATTAACTTTATTATTAATAAGATGGTGTGGCCTAATAGTGGTTAATGtggcattaaaaaaattaaatcaaattaaaaagctaaatattaattactattaaaacaattcataccatttaaagcaaaaaaaaaaatattttgttatgaAACAATATAACTTGCATCTCATATTATTaattatcaatataaaataatataaaaaataattacaaactaaCCTTACAAATTCAAACttgatttttaaaatctaaaatgaaAAGCAAATATGTTgactttcaattttgatttttaagagCTCTTTTTTCTTAATCTTtttgttaaatcaattttttctcTCCCGTATtgctaaacaattttttttctctctatttttatgTTATCTCTCATTTtgctaaatgtaattttatttctcttttttttttctcttaaatagACGAAAATAGTATTTTAGTCGGGGTTGCAACATTATATAAGCGGTTGGTGCCACCTAACAGTGTAGCGGGACTCAAATTTTCAAATCGGTGCTGCCTAACACACCCACAACACCTTCTGACATCGACAACTTTTTTTTGACaggccatttaaaaaaaattaaagcagtGCCGACTGACGCACTGACAgcactaataatttttttttctttttttcccacccaaaaaatacaagtatttttaaaaatacatatcgGTGTTACCTGACATAGTGGCGGCagcaataaaaaattattatttattaaaaatgttatgataGCAGCATGATTGGAGAAAAGGTTGGGTGGTGCAGCTAATGTGTGAGGCGGCAGCAAACAccctatttttgtaattaatttgttCTCCCACCTCATtcttatattttgttaatttttaaatattatttttatagaaaaataaaaagccCCTTTCTCATTCTATTCTTTTAcgatattttagttttttatactattttccaatttttttaataaaactattaaaatttaaaaacaatacaGGACCGTATAAGAAATCATTATCGAAAAACTTTGGAaagtgttttgaaatttttataattcaatataattttggaaatttttatttttatgattataacttttttttataaaatttgaagatcattttcaattttttgtatttttgcgaaattttggaattttttaatcaattttatttttaaaataagctataatattttgaagatttttaatttattagtttttaaatttatatatataattttttattgaatttttatgatttaatttttttttatattttttagaattcttATAAATGATCAATAAGGTAACTGGATGTTTCAGAAAAAAGGAATAGGTTTTTTGTTAACCAAAGAAGTAGGCACATGAATGAATTAATTTCCagttttttgaaaattgaatttgaaatattCCTATTTTTTGAACACAAACTTTTTCAAAAGTTGCACAATAAAATTAACTTTTCAAACAAAACTGCCCAATTAACCAAAATTGAATGTCAACACATTTGATAAACAATTTTATCTTGCTTTATTcctcatttaataaataattaaaaagattagtattcattttaaaaattataatatgtttttttttaatttttttagtattttaatatacTAACTTCAATATCACACTTGTCAATCTCAaactttatttataaaatctaaaaacttaCAAACagtatttcaattaaaaatataaaaaaaaaccctaaaaactcCCAATGGAATACAGAAGTTTTGTAGAGAACGTTTCGATGGGAATTTTCTATGCTTTCTAGAAAGGTTGAATAAATGGAAttccaaattaattaaaaaactgGGATCCAAAACTCCTTCCCTTAATTTTAATCGAGGTGATATTTCcctaagtttaaaaaatattatttttttcattactttttgatgatttaaaaattaaaaaagagttaaaatGACTTTGGAGGACAACAAATGTTATTACGCCTTCTAAAAAATACTGGGCATCTTTTATTAAtggacaaattttaaaattataaattagctttgattcaatgtataatttgatacatgagttttgatttaatataattatacacataaaattttgaatgtgatttaaatgtataaataaaattttaatttaattcaattatacacatttaaataaacaaatatattaatttatttttattttagataaatataattattcgtatacattatataaacataaaataatattatataaataaatgtgttaatataaaataaaaaaattacttgtaatttccttaataaaaaattaatttaggatAAAATAATCATCTGGATTGAAAtagttttaaaactaaaaaacttaaatgttaaatgttccaGAACATtaggaagtttttttttttttactattttttaaaaaacattagcTTAAATTGCaatagaaaagaaacagaagGAGATACATTGACAAATAAAAAGAACCCCCGCCTACTGCTGTAGGCATCATTCAATAAACTTCCTCCAACGTCCTTTACTGTTTCTTCTTGTATTCCAGTTTCTCCATTGCCAAACTCTCCCTCAAAGCTCaatcacttttttctttttcgttcaAACGACAGAAATGAAGGTACGTAGTTCTAATACCCTTCTTTTGCATAAACCCTTTTTTAGCTGATGGTCTTCCTCTCTTTTTTCAATCTTATTTGCAGAGTTTGAGTccttcaaataatttatatttcttcctcctccatttttttattatcacaGTTTATTTCGCCTCATTGTCTTTCGGTCTCAAGGTAATCAAATCAAATACTTTGatttaacatttttcttttttttattttcataaaccatgaattttaacattttgttTATGAACTTTAAACAGATCGGGGAAACATGTTCTTCTTCTGGTAGTAGTAGTTCATGCGACTCCGGCTTAACATGTCAAACTTGCGCCGCAAATGGAAATACCCGACCCAGATGCACTCGGATTCAACCACTCAGCCCTACATCAAAGGTAAAGGCAGCCCTTAATTTCGTGTTATGACTtgttcctctctctctctctctttttctttcttttttttaaagtttaattttattgAGTTTTTGCATTTATTTGGATTTGGTAAATGGTTAGGTAAAAGGTTTGCCATTTAACAAATATTCTTGGCTCACAACTCACAACTCTTTTGCACTCAAAGGGGTAAAGTCTGAAACTGGATCTTCTATTATTGCACCCACTAACCAGGAAGACACCATCACCAATCAACTTAAGGTAAGACTTAGtaaatcatttattttttattttcttttcatgatTTTCTCCTTGTTTCGAAACATcagtttttttaaatgaaaataaatgtgTCATATTGCATTGGTTCATAGGTTACTTTCGTTcggttattttattaaatgactgAAATGCCCTTGATAATAATAGATTATTGCTCTTTGGTTTAATTACTTTGAACTGTgtttataagggtattttagtctctTAGTGTAGATATCAACAGAAAGATAGAATGACTATTcatgtaaatataaatttaatatatgaatGATATATTGATGATgtattatgccaatttttacgCACTGGTTAATTTGTGTCGTGGCAGTGTAAAGTGTAGACCCAGCTGTGCCTGTGCTTTGATTGAAAATTAAGCATAATTTTATAAGATTGATGAGTTGTTAAATGTctttttgattaaaatataagcTTTCCAGCTAAATCCTTCCCCCTGCATTTCACATTTAACATGCACTATGATTAGTAAAGACCCCAGAGCATAAAATTCCCCACCATCACATCACGACAGAttattttgcttttttattttaaatttatttagttttatttcttTGGACTGAATCATCAATTTGTTTTCTAATAGACTTGATTTGAAAGTCCAAGAAGATTTAACTTAGATTTTGGTACCCTTTTCTAGCGTTGCTTTTATTTGATTAAAGATTGGATTGAATTGGTTTAATTTACTAAGCAATGGATCTTCTTCTAGAATGGGGTTCGTGGACTTATGCTGGATATGTATGACTTCAACGGTGATATATGGTTATGTCATTCCTTTGGTGGCCAATGCTTCAATGCCACAGCATTTGTAAGTTCGATTGGTGCTTAAATTTCTTATatatttctagaaaaaaaaatagttttaacttTTTTAGCTGATTGTCAATGATTTGTTTTTTATTACCTTCAGCAACCTGCCATTAATGTGCTCAAAGAGATACAGGCGTTTCTAGAGGCAAATCCATCTGAGATTATCACCATATTTATTGAGGATTATGTGGTATCCCCACAAGGCTTAACAAAGGTTTTCAATGCATCTGGTTTGAGGCAGTACTGGTTCCCTGTTTCAAAGATGCCTAAGAATGGTGAAGATTGGCCCACAGTGGACGATATGGTCAAGCAGAATCAACGACTTGTAGTTTTCACTTCCAAATCAGCTAAAGAGGCTTCTGAGGGGATTGCTTATGAATGGAGATATGTTGTAGAAAACCGATGTGAGTTCCATTTCTATTTTCACTTTTACTGAATCAGAATTTAGTTCAGTTGGTTCATGCAGGTACTCATAAGAGCTGACATTCAGCAAGTTTAGGTTCGAATCTTAGCAAATTTTACGTTGTGATTAGATGtaaaatgtcgttttgatgtgaaATTGCAGATGGAGATGATGGGATGAAGGCTGGTTCCTGCCCAAACCGTGCTGAGTCATCTCCTATGAATACAAAATCAAGATCATTGATTCTTCAAAACTATTTTCCTTCTAATCCGAATGAGACAGCAGCTTGCGCAGAAAATTCAGCTCCACTGGTAAAGATGCTGGACACTTGTCATAAAGCAGCTGGAGATCGCTGGCCAAACTTCATTGCTGTTGATTTTTACCAGGTTCTTCAGCTGAAACCGAATCTTTTACAACCTTTTTACTAATGATTCAGTAAGTTGTATCTGTCATCGAAACCGGGTTTAGGAACTTCATTGATTTTGTTGCAGAGGAGTGATGGTGGAGGAGCCTCGGAAGCTTTAGATGTCGCCAATGGTCATCTCACTTGTGGCTGTGACAATATGGCCTATTGCAAGGTATGTAAACAATTTAATAAAGCGATGTCAAGGTGAGTGCCTAGGCAGCGCAAAAAGCCATTACTGCTTCAGTCACCTTAGGCAAGGTGACTTCAATCAGGCTTTTTGGGCGCCTTTGCTGCAAAGCCAAGCGCAAGAAAAGCGCACTTCACTAAAGAGTCGTTCTATTCTCCTGTATATTGcgacttttaaaagaaaattataataaattgctTTTTCATTAACTATTGatctaattttattatataaaaacctCGTTAATTCTAAAAACTTTTCAATATAACCTTGCAAACAAACAAAGCCTTCTTATACTGTTTCATTTTACATTAAGTAAATTATTAAACTTAAACTATTGAACAatgttttgaatttataaattgaactatattaaaatttatccctttttactaattaattaagaCTTATTAGTTacatgtgtttttgtatatatatatacacacttgcGCCTTGGCTTACTCGGGCAAGTGTTCTTTTGCACCTGGCGCCTCCGGTTATATAAAGGTCCTAATGCTTCGAGTTCGCCCGGCACCCTAGACAGCATAAATGCAGCTTAACTGATGATTCTGATTACACTCTTTGTTCCTTTATCAACCCTTTTTATCATGCACTTAGACCATTGATTGTTGTATTTGGCAGGCCAATGCTACATCCGGCACCTGTGAAGTCCCTCCAATGTCACCTCCTCCACCGGCTGCCGCCACTCAAACCACCACAGAAAATCCTGTAGCGTCTAACTCCAACATTGCTAACACGGATGCCAGACCTCTACAATTGCGGTGGTTATTGGCCACAATTTTGATCAAACTCCTATTGTTACAGTTATGGTAAATCACCAGTTTGcctgtttaaaatttatttttagtttgtaAGATTCGAGTCACACGGCTGTTGTTTCACAGAGCAACTCCTGAGCGTCTTCTTTAGGTTCTTGTTGTTAATGCACCTCTGCTTCTCAtttgttatataaaataatattaatatattgcTCCAATTTCATTTGACATTTATATTAGCTTTGTTTGACTTCTTAATTCACCATACCAACAATGCGACCAAAAGATACAGGGTCCAGCTGTAGGAAGAAATTCAGGCTTGTAAACATGTGGACTGTCTGAGAAGCAGATATATGAAACCATTATAATGTTTTGTTTCACCATTATTAAGGCAATGCTGCATTTTTGGCTGTATATATGAATATAAACAATACTTTAAACGCTATTATGGCATGGGACAATAACACCTATAGGATCGCCTGAGCTAATAGGTGGTCCTGCTATAGGCTACAGTTTTCTTAGGTTTGAACATAACCCCTCTATTCATGAAGATTGGAGTAATAAGGTGTGTTAATGTAGGGACCTTAGTTGTATTAATGATAGGACCATCCAACGACTGCCACTCAATGTGCAAAGCCTATGAGCATACTTCATAAATGGGCTCAAATAGCTAACAAAATGGCAGTAATGATTTGGTAGATGGTTGCTGATAATAATCATCCAGAATTTAATTTGTATTGTTGAAAATTCAATCGTTCAACAGCAATTTGATTCTGAATCACATGCTTAAACTTAATGTTCACTGCCTCTCCTACAAAACAAACTTGATCAAAATGATTGATTTGGACATCCTTCAATTTAATATCGGTTATAGCACGGAAGCCATTGACAGGGCAAGAAACATAGAAGAGCAAATTACCAAAAAACAAAATGGATCATGTAATTgccatttcaatatataaaacAAGCAACTTAGAATCTGCAATTCACCTGAAACAGTTTCAGATTATTTTCAGGGCTTTTCTTCTTTACATTCCGAATGCTACGAACTCATGATTGTGCACTGTTAGGATGTACTGCATCTTCATGGCCATCTGAGTCGGCCACCTTTTTCTCGGTGGATTCATTCTTCGTACTGTTACAATGTGCCTGTCCTGCATCCCTTCCGGCTCTACTATCCTGAAATAAGTTGCTAGACAAATGAATCAAAAGGGTTCCTTTAGCTTCAAAATTCGATTTGAATCAGGTGACCATGTTCCTCTCTGCATCTAACGGTCACAACTTTCAGAGTCATGAAAAAATGCATTATAGTTCATGATCGCAGACCAGAAAATATAAGCTGTATGAAGAgggaaattataaaatatatccATAGCAAAGGAAAAAGGAGCAACTGTTCACTAAACATACATTCTGCACTTCCAAAGCCGATTTGACGTGAACTCTGCAGCCACCTTTGATGTTTGTATTACTCATATTGTGAATTTTAGAGAAGACTTCTTCAACAGTTTACTACACATGCATTTTGCTCAAAATTCTTTTATGGAAATAATCACATTCgctatattttaaaacttttaagatgcgactaaattcattaaatttgttACGACTGCATTCCTTATATGCAGAAAGTGCTACACTGAACTTGCTTGAAACTTATTTGCAGTTATTGTGCACTTACATCTTTGAAGAGGGATTCTTCAGCTTCGAGCATATGTATGATATGGCCCATCTTTGGTCGCTTTTGCGCATTTGCATCTACACAACGTAAAGCTACAAGTAGAGCTCGCTTCAATGCTCTAGAAGTGGGTTTCTCAGGTAGCTTGGGATCCAATACTCCCTCTGGATTCCTGTTAGCAACCATCTTCTTAAGCCATTCAATTAAGTTCACCTGGAAATTCTTGACTTTCAATCAAAAAGCAACATGGGAAAGCAAGAAGGAAGCCTAAATAGCATTTCTTTTGTCTCATAAAACAATCATCTTTTGCATATTCAACCAACAAAATGATATCGGATACATGGTACAAACCTCTTCTGGAGGCCGGCTGTAATCAACTGGGTTCCTCCCGGTAATTATTTCCATAATAAGAATCCCAAAGCTATACACATCACTTCTTTCGTTCAGCATGCCGGTGCTAGCATATTCAGGAGCTACATAGCTACAAAAACCGAAACTATGTGACCAAATACACAAAAATCACACCAGCAGGCAGAATGAAAGGGAAGCATTTTACAAACCCAAATGTTCCCATGACTCGAGTTGTAATGTAGCTGCTCTCAGAGCCCAAAAGCTTGGCTAGGCCAAAGTCTGAAACCTTGGGGTTCCAACGCTTGTCAAGTAGGATGTTGCTTGATTTAATATCACGGTGAACAACTTTAGGCTCAAGTCCCTCATGAAGGTAAGCTAACCTAATCAACAATTCAGTCAGAAGAAATTAAACAATGTAAGAAGAAAACAGCATAAATAAAGCGGAAATGAAAGTTTCATTAGATCTCGATCAAACCCTTTCGCTGTTCCCAGGATGATATTCATCCGAATGTCCCAAGTAAGAGGGCTGCAAGGTCCTACATCCCCATGAAGCCACTGCTCTAAATTTCCATTATTTACATACTCG is part of the Gossypium hirsutum isolate 1008001.06 chromosome D11, Gossypium_hirsutum_v2.1, whole genome shotgun sequence genome and encodes:
- the LOC107913238 gene encoding PI-PLC X domain-containing protein At5g67130 produces the protein MKSLSPSNNLYFFLLHFFIITVYFASLSFGLKIGETCSSSGSSSSCDSGLTCQTCAANGNTRPRCTRIQPLSPTSKVKGLPFNKYSWLTTHNSFALKGVKSETGSSIIAPTNQEDTITNQLKNGVRGLMLDMYDFNGDIWLCHSFGGQCFNATAFQPAINVLKEIQAFLEANPSEIITIFIEDYVVSPQGLTKVFNASGLRQYWFPVSKMPKNGEDWPTVDDMVKQNQRLVVFTSKSAKEASEGIAYEWRYVVENRYGDDGMKAGSCPNRAESSPMNTKSRSLILQNYFPSNPNETAACAENSAPLVKMLDTCHKAAGDRWPNFIAVDFYQRSDGGGASEALDVANGHLTCGCDNMAYCKANATSGTCEVPPMSPPPPAAATQTTTENPVASNSNIANTDARPLQLRWLLATILIKLLLLQLW
- the LOC107913237 gene encoding probable serine/threonine-protein kinase At1g01540; translation: MSDRKTGFMADQLSKTTSIFGLRLWVVLGVCVGAAFVLFLFLVSLWLASKRTKRKPCSKPGIPVVSKEIQEIKIDPPKPHRTQIQADPDPSTGIERQALLLPLEEESPTGYHGIHIEIGKDHRISYPGLSPQTSGEARADYVAGAAPEVSHLGWGHWYTLRELEVSTNGFADEKVIGEGGYGIVYHGILEDNTQVAVKNLLNNRGQAEKEFKVEVEAIGRVRHKNLVRLLGYCAEGAHRMLVYEYVNNGNLEQWLHGDVGPCSPLTWDIRMNIILGTAKGLAYLHEGLEPKVVHRDIKSSNILLDKRWNPKVSDFGLAKLLGSESSYITTRVMGTFGYVAPEYASTGMLNERSDVYSFGILIMEIITGRNPVDYSRPPEEVNLIEWLKKMVANRNPEGVLDPKLPEKPTSRALKRALLVALRCVDANAQKRPKMGHIIHMLEAEESLFKDDSRAGRDAGQAHCNSTKNESTEKKVADSDGHEDAVHPNSAQS